In one window of Micromonospora cathayae DNA:
- a CDS encoding DivIVA domain-containing protein → MRNPFRWLSRSNRPAPVPARHRRPDRVRPVGAGNTGRYYRSAAYRPLCAERVRGRRFPLVRRGLDPGEVTAFLHRVAGDLAALRAELDRTRDENARLKQSLRDWQSRFTPRVYR, encoded by the coding sequence GTGCGCAATCCGTTCCGCTGGCTGAGCCGCAGCAACCGTCCCGCCCCCGTGCCCGCCCGGCATCGACGCCCTGATCGGGTACGCCCGGTCGGTGCGGGCAACACCGGCCGGTACTACCGGTCGGCGGCCTACCGGCCACTGTGTGCGGAGCGGGTGCGCGGCCGACGGTTCCCGCTGGTCCGGCGGGGTCTGGACCCGGGCGAGGTGACCGCCTTCCTGCACCGCGTGGCCGGGGACCTGGCCGCCCTGCGGGCCGAACTCGACCGCACCCGCGACGAGAACGCCCGGCTCAAGCAGAGTCTGCGGGACTGGCAGTCCCGGTTCAC